From Chloracidobacterium thermophilum B:
ACGCCTACTTCTACCTGTCGCAGGTTCTGGCCCACGAGCGTGGGCATCCACAGGCGCAAGCCCTGCGGGCGGAAATCCGCCAGCGCATGCAAGCGCAGGCTGAAGCGCGGGTGGAAGAAGGCGCGCTGGAACAGGCCATTGGCGAATACCGGCGGCTGGCACGTCTTTTCCCGGAAGACCGGACACTGCTCTACCGCGCCGGACAGCTCGAACGGCAGCGCACGGCTGACCGGTCACGCGCTGTCTCGGCCGTTTCGGTGCCGGCGGTTCGTCAGATGCCAGGACATCATTCCGAAACCACCGGAACCCTGCGCTTTTCCGCCACGGGTCTGGTTTTCGCCGCCCCACGTGGCACAGAAAGCCTTTCCCTTGCCACAGAAGACATTGCTGAACTGCGTCTGGTGCGCCACGAGCTTTGCGTGACCACAACCAAAGGCGTGCGGTATCGGTTTACCGGCCGCGACCTCAAACACGGCGTCGCCCTCTGGCAGGTGCTGCGCCGGTCCCCAACTCCAGCTTCCCCATCCTCCAAACAGGAATCTTCTGCGCACCCCAACCACCAGCCCCAATGAATTCACCCAACGACAACAACCGACTCCCGCGCCCGACGGACAAGCTCACCGCTTTCCTCAGTGAACACTTCCCGGCGGCCATCCTCTCCATCGAACCCCTCCTGGGTGATGCGTCAACCCGCATGTACTTCCGCATTCGCCGGGAGCGTGAAACCTTCATTGCGGCGGTCTATGCCGAACCGTTTGATGTCACGACATTTGCCTACCTGGATGTCACCCGGCTTTTCCAGTCGGCCGGCATTCCTGTGCCCCAGGTGTTTGCGGTGGATGGCCGCCGGGGTGTGGTGCTTCAGCAGGATGTCGGTGACTGGCGGCTTCAGGATGTGCTGACCAATCAACCGGACGTGGCCCGCCGGGTGGACTACGACCTGGCGCTTCACCTGATTGTGGATATCCAGAAGACAACCCCACTGGCCCAGGCCTGCAACTCTGTCGCCTGGCGGCAGGCGTTTGACGACGAAAAGCTGTTCTGGGAAATGAACTACTTTTTCCGTAACTACGTCGAACGCTACGGCCGCTGGGTGTTGTCGGCGGAACAGGAAGCTCTGGTGCTGGGCGAACTCTTTGCCCTCACCTACCGTCTGGCGCGGGTCCCGCGCGTTGTCTGTCACCGCGACTACCACGCGCGCAACCTCATGCACCA
This genomic window contains:
- a CDS encoding aminoglycoside phosphotransferase family protein codes for the protein MNSPNDNNRLPRPTDKLTAFLSEHFPAAILSIEPLLGDASTRMYFRIRRERETFIAAVYAEPFDVTTFAYLDVTRLFQSAGIPVPQVFAVDGRRGVVLQQDVGDWRLQDVLTNQPDVARRVDYDLALHLIVDIQKTTPLAQACNSVAWRQAFDDEKLFWEMNYFFRNYVERYGRWVLSAEQEALVLGELFALTYRLARVPRVVCHRDYHARNLMHHAGRLWVIDHQDARMGPATYDLASLLGDPYAALDEDFQATLRERFWQLHRAAFGAQYYASRRQFEQEYQLMLVQRLLKAIGTYAYQFAVRNNPVYLGYIPIALHTTARALEGIADLPMVKWLVESAIEREAPRAAAAPEVAFTAPLPTTPLAGT